GCGTTCTTCTGGCAGGAACCTTACTCTTACAGCACAGCACATTAATCAACAGTCTAGGGCCTTGAGGTAAACCCTAATATTAGAACTGACTTTCATACTAACAAAGCAACAGACCAAGGGCTGAACTAGGGCTCTTCTATAATAGAGTACTTGtatgttaaaatatgttaaGTCTACAGTTGCTTCACAGCACCTTGTTGTAGCTCTCACTGCAAGTGGGAGGGACTTATAGAATCAGTAAGGGTTCCTGAAAcccctttttcttcagagggGTGGTGACACCAATTtcaccctctgctctgcagttaGGTGAGTTTGGTGTTATTGCACGAACAACAGTCAGGTAGTCAGCTGAATCAAACTTTATTCCAGTGAATTTCTGTACCAACATTACAAAGTTCTTAGGTGAACAATTGATACGCGTGTACAGCTTAGGTAACTAACTATAAAAATTACTGCTTAGTTTGACTCTGAAAGGTAAACTCTCAAAACGCATGCCTCCTTCTGCCACCAGCTTCTTGCTGTAGGTGGGTCTAAAAAATCCTGCTTCTCTTGAAGCCTTAACTTCAGTATTAAAAATTGCAactgagctttaaaaaatgaaagcaaagaccAAAGAAATCTAAGAAATAGATTTCAGTATTCCCAGGCTATGACTTCTGTTCTTAACTTCTCATAACTATTGTAACCACACAGAAATGCAGTATCTCTCTTGGGTAGATCCCTTTAGGAAGGGGAAGGCTGAGGACTTTTGAAGTCCTACTCTGCTACctgaattatttaaacatttggCATAAACTCCTTTTTAAAGAATGGGTTATTCACAGTGCTACTGTCCTTAGTGTACCAGGCAGTCAAGGTAAGTCAGCACAACAGGCACCGAAGACTCTTCGGCTGTGTGCTGCTTTTACCTGCCTCTTTCACATGTGCATGAGGAGTGTGTGCTGCACATGAAGACTCACAAAGCAAGAAGGGTTTAGGGAACTGCAGCAaccacctttttctttccttgaaacAGGCTGTAGCCATGAAGTGGAGTAGCCAGTTTAAGATCACTCTGGCTCCCCTCCAAGAGGCAGTAGCTACTGAGACATTTTCATCCACCTAAAGCTTTTCCCTCTGCCTGGGGGTATGAAACAAGCTGTAACACACCAAACTGAGCTGTTTCAGCTGTGACGTGTCACAGCAACTGTAACTTAAGTTGCTAATTTTGGTGTAGCTCTGATGTTGGTGGGTTAAAGAGCTCTGCTAACCCTGAGGGTAGCTTGTCTGTGCCCTCCCCAAGGGCAGATATGCTACACCACATAGACAGCATCCCTCCGTACAATTCCAGGTCTTATTTATGAATGTTCTTTTGagacttgctttttcttctcccaggaCTGGGACTAGGCTGCTGCTTACAAGGCAGAGCATGCTTATATGAAAGTTATACTTCAAGAATGCAGGGAGCAGCTAGAAAAATAGGTGTTATGATATCATTTTTGGCTTATACTAACTGGCCTTATGCTGCATGTTGAATCAAGTAACACGAAGAAGCAGGCATGCCCTCCAGGCCTGACGGTAATATGAATAGTCCATTCACATAAGCAGTTTCCACTCAGCTGAAGAGACCCAGCACGTGGCACATGTGGCAGGACTCCAGCCCAAGTCAGTTCTGCACCCCAGAGACTGTGGCGTCAGTTGTCTTCAAGAACTCAGCTGtagctttctgttcttcttcagCTTCCTGTCCTTCAAGCACAGACTTGACCTGGAGCAGGAGCCTGCAAGTTACAGCTTTATACTTGGAAGCAGCAGCTATTTCCAGCAGTTCCTCTTACATTAAGTGTTTAACGTACTCCAGCACTTCTTGGAAGGATTTAGAGAACAATTGTTACAAATGAACTCCTTAAAACCAGTTACTTCGTTTCTTTATCTCAAATAGGGGCATATCTCAGCTCTAGGTCAAGCAGGTGAACACTTCCTACTTCTTTAGGCCCAGTCACAAGGCCAGAGTATGCAGTCAGACACCAACTGCACTGCTCCTGGACAGTCACAGGGCAAAAGGGAGCTAGAAAAGGAGCCTGAACAAGTCACAGCCCCTTCTGCATGTACCATTAAAACCAACATGTTAAGGTGTCTTTTTAGCACCATTACAGGcaggaaaagacatttctgaCATGCAACATACCCAGTGCAGAATCTGCAAGCTGGAGATGATCCTGCTGGTCCAATTCAAGAAGCATGTACACATCTCTATAAAAATCACTTGAATTTAGAAGATTACAAATCCTAAACTGGAAATGAGTTCTTAAAATTAGGTCACTGATCTGGCACTGCTCAGACCACGATGTGATCTAGAGGTTTTTGATCATTTAAAAGGTGGTTCTCCCTTTGCTAAAAGGTGTCAGTAGGAATCTACTTGTTTCATCATAAGTTTCCGGCTGTACTCATAGGCCAGGAACAGCGCCCCGTTGGCCAGGAATGCACGGATCATAGTTGGCTTCAGTCCAGAATACAAGGCAAGCACACCTGGAAATTAAATCAGACCTGGTTAGCAATTTATTAAAATGCCCATCAGCACCAAACGCTCTTCTTTCATCTTTGAAGGCTATTGAtgaggcagtgctgctgctgagagggGCAGATGCACGCACACAGCTGAAccctctgctggagcagctaACCAGAGTGCTACTGGATATAGATAGAGGAGTATCTAGAGTTGCAAGCTGAGTTTAGTCTTTTAAGCTTCTAATAAGCACCTGAAGTTATCTCAGGCATGACAGGGTCTTCAGAAGGCTACCTTGCTCACCAGAGGATACAGCTCACAGCAGCTGTACTACAACTGGCAGAACGAAGGGACAGAGCTCCAAAATAGTTGTGTCCAAGTCGAACTCCTTCTCTGACAATTAGCTTCCCCCATAACAGGGCCAGGAGTTGTACCTGCTGCCATTTGTGTTCTTACACCATCTCCTGAAGTGCCTGGTACAGGCCTTTTCCAGAGGAGATGCTTAGGTAGAAGCTCCAAGTTGCCAGTCTAGGTAAGACTCATTTACTAATTTGACTCATTGCTGTCAGCCATATACCAGCTTCTAGAGGTAAAGAGAAATTCTCTAGAAAACTTTACTGGTTCCTTCAATGTTTGTGTATAGGTTTGGTCACAGGTAATGGAATCCATTCGTTTGTCTGCTTTTAATGCTTACTAAGCTTTTGTTAGCCTTAAGTGATGTCTCCTGAACCAAAAGATATGGCACAATGCAGCATGTCTCAGTTTCTGGATTCCAAGACTTCCAAACTACAAGCGTCATCACTATTTCTATTAGAAACTGTCAGTCTCTAACACACCATCAATGGACAAGATTTCTTAAGGAGTTCTTGGTACCAGAGGAAATGGGTTTGGAACTGGAGCCCATCAGATTCACTTGCTATCCTGCATCCTCACCTTCAGTTCTCACAACAGTTACAAATGTTCCCATAAAGCCCGTCTGCTTCCCAGCCATGGAGAGAACCTGAATTCTAGATTTAACACAGTCCACGGGATACACAGCGATCCACAGACAGCTGCCTCCAAAACCTCCACTTAGCAGCAAGGGAATGGGACCTAAGATTAAGAAACAAGATTTTAGGCACACCACAAACCATTCACCAACATAAATATCAAGTTATTCCTGCAGAAGtcaaagagaaggcagagggaCTTGCTTATGACAAAAGAGCAATTTCTGCTTCCCCACAAACTTTAAGTTAATTTTAAGCCACTGCTAAGTTGCAGGTCTAGCCAAAAGCTCAAAGGTTATAAGGAGTGCCCTGTAGTTTATTGGCCATGCTAAGAAAGCACAACTCAGAGCTATATTTTGACTGCGTTAACTAAATTAACTTTACCCCTTTCACACTTATAACCACTTCCCAGTGCTAATTATGAAACAGTTTAGAGTAATGTTACAGTGATGCTGATCAATGCTACAGTGatcagagtgattttttttgttacagtgAAATTTGCAATCGTTCATTTTTCAtgatgtgtttttcattttgtgtttcagttcaGATTGTTATAgatgttttgcaaaaacaagAGTTTAGAATACATGCAGCTGACATACTAGCTCCCAGCAAGACAAAGTAGCATTGTTCAGTCTTTCAGAAGGGGACAAGCGATCTTTATTCTGGCATCTCCTCCTTTTTAAAGGTCTAATGTTCAGCCTCAGTGTTCTCTTATCATTATAATGACATCTAACGGTCAGCATGCATTCGTACACCATTCAAGGTGATAAAGACTCAAATATCGCTCCAAACAGCTGCTGAAATAGTTCAGAGATGTTACTGCAACGTCAGATATTTAATGAGTTTTGTAATGCTACTGCTAGctcactgtatttgttttctgtttacaaTATATCCTGCTCCATTAGAAAGCGATGACCTCTAATTAATTACTGTGTATATACAAAGTGCAGATCTTTGTATTCTGTACGCCcagttccttttgttttaaatgtgttttacatCTGCTGTGCATCATCAGCATAGCTTCAAGGGAATGTGCCCCCCTCCCTCATGTACACCATTACAGTCCGCTAGAATCCACCTGGAAGAAGGGCACCGTACCTAATTCATCTTTTGATCTCCCAGAGGCAAAGAACGTCCGGCTCAGTTCATACCCtccaaagaagaagaaatatccCGGGACTTCCCGCAGCAAAGTGCTTGACAGGCCACGGTAAAATCCAAGGGGACCATCCTTTTGGATAACACTCTTCACTACTGACCAAACTGTGCTGGTAGAGAGGTTGACCCAGTTAGTGATGCTCAACAGGGAAGGTTACAGAACAACGAGCTACTGGGTTACAATTCAGTTAGACCAGTGTGTAGAGAGCAGGACTCAAGCGAAAATCTGAACAAGATCCTGCCTGAGCCTGTCTGTCACTGGCATCCACTTTTATTAGTGCCTGAGGGCTCTCCAGGCATGTGCCCCATCACAGCTCTTCTCTGGCTAACAACAAGTGTGGCACTGCTGAGCcagcacagaattaaaaataatagaaacacATGCAAGGGATTCAGAGGTAAGGGACAGGAACTATACTTACTTGTGCCCCTGCACTATCTTTCCTGACAGCTGCATTTCATGCATGGCCTGCAGCCGGCACTTCACCAGCTCCGTGGGGCAGAGGACCAGGGTGGCGAAGGCGGAGGCGAAGGAGCCTGCAGCGGCGTTCTGCAGATCACTGCAAGAGAGAAACTGCAGAGGGTATTTGGGCACTGGCCTTCGGCGCAGCAGGGCCGCTGCACCAGCGATCAGCTTCTTGAACCTGTACCACAAGAATTATCAAACCGAAGGACAGTCCTAGGGGAAAGGCTCTCAAGAGGAAGGGCAGCTTCTTGAACCAGGGAGATGAAGGACATAGCTCATCCCATTTCACGTTCAACTCATACGCATCCTTTTGACACCCGAAAATATATGTATTGCAacctttacctttttttttttttttgctgtgttacCGATTGCAGCagaataaacacaaacaaacctTCCCCTTCGTAGCTTTATAAAAGCTTCCATACACTTTTGCTTTGGGGGACCGATTACTACTGCAAAGAGCAATAATTGCCTGATGTAGTTCACGCTCTTCTCAAGCACACCTTAGGAGTAATAACAAAGGTTTTCAGTGGGAGGTGGTAGGAGTCTGAGACTAAGGCACACTGGACCACTGTAATTCACCACTATTAGACGTGTGCCATGAATGCAACCCACGTGAACTAGGGATAGTGCAGACACAGATGACATCCCTGAACAAGACAGCAGTGTGATCTGCGTTAATCCTCAGCATTACAAACTGGGGCTTTCTGTGGTGACCTTACACATATTGCAAACACACACCTACAGCAGAGATTAAACCTACAACTTTTCACCTCGCAGTAGCACCATGAAACTTAAGTGGTGACATGAAACAAGCCTTGTGACATGTTCAGATACTGCAGTGAAAGAACTGTCAAGCTGGAAGAAAATCAATAACCGTCTGTAGAGCAGCAACTGAGTAAATATGAAATGGCAACACCGATTACACAatcctcctgcagcacacacagctTGGTGTAACCGGGATCTGAGATGCACTAAAACTCAAGACAGAGTAAGGCagagttaaaaatacagtatatgGCTGAGACCTGCAGTCGTTAAGTGACGAGCAAGGTAATAAGGTTACACACTGAGGAATTGGGGTAACAAAGTATGGGAAAGGTGCCTTCCAGCTATGTGCTGGAGGGTACACAGaatcttttctccttcaaggagaaaaaaaaaacagatgctatCAGACTTAACAGAGAGTTCTGACAGAGGTAGAGACCTAGAACTAGACTTCACCATAATACAAATCTCTTCTACTTTTGCCTGTCTTGA
This genomic window from Cygnus olor isolate bCygOlo1 chromosome 1, bCygOlo1.pri.v2, whole genome shotgun sequence contains:
- the SLC25A15 gene encoding mitochondrial ornithine transporter 1, translating into MRINSALQAAIDLTAGAAGGTACVVTGQPFDTAKVKMQTFPDMYKGIVDCFVKTYKQVGFRGFYKGTSPALVANIAENSVLFMCYGFCQQIVRKIVGVDRKTKLSDLQNAAAGSFASAFATLVLCPTELVKCRLQAMHEMQLSGKIVQGHNTVWSVVKSVIQKDGPLGFYRGLSSTLLREVPGYFFFFGGYELSRTFFASGRSKDELGPIPLLLSGGFGGSCLWIAVYPVDCVKSRIQVLSMAGKQTGFMGTFVTVVRTEGVLALYSGLKPTMIRAFLANGALFLAYEYSRKLMMKQVDSY